The following are from one region of the Fusarium verticillioides 7600 chromosome 1, whole genome shotgun sequence genome:
- a CDS encoding phosphatidylinositol glycan, class P, with protein MSLSSDDEDDILADAQSASSSGEDEDSPPRQLSQNLFAPPFYGRPPTPLPPSPSLTSLLRPSRPTTPDASDDDAIAPVPRAAPKVPTYEYYGFVLYLFSSLTFLIYLLWGYLPSPFLHALGIYYYPNRWWALAIPAFIVMTVVYIYVALAAFNTEMLTVPLSSVETVVDGAGKLAEIDAKGRLRGSRNRERKVHGDGRLRWREIWSEGTDAVMDIPLAGVCEVLYGEGREDGEDMYADDEI; from the coding sequence ATGTCACTCAGctcagatgacgaggacgatatcCTCGCAGACGCTCAATCGGCCAGTTCTTCCGGGGAAGACGAAGATTCTCCCCCACGGCAGTTGTCGCAGAATCTGTTTGCGCCTCCGTTTTATGGGCGACCTCCAACGCCTTTGCCCCCTTCACCCTCACTCACATCTCTTCTACGCCCTTCAcggccaacaacaccagacGCatctgatgacgatgcaaTCGCGCCTGTACCTAGAGCCGCGCCAAAGGTGCCGACGTACGAATACTACGGATTTGTGCTGTATCTCTTCAGTAGTCTGACATTCCTCATTTACCTCCTCTGGGGCTATCTCCCTTCACCGTTTCTGCACGCCCTGGGAATATACTACTATCCCAACCGATGGTGGGCGCTCGCCATACCGGCTTTTATCGTCATGACAGTGGTTTACATCTACGTAGCCCTCGCTGCGTTCAACACAGAGATGTTGACAGTGCCACTATCGAGTGTTGAGACTGTCGTTGATGGGGCGGGAAAGCTGGCGGAGATTGATGCGAAGGGAAGATTAAGGGGGAGTCGCAATAGGGAGAGAAAGGTGCATGGAGACgggagattgagatggagagagatTTGGAGCGAGGGAACGGATGCGGTGATGGATATTCCGCTGGCTGGTGTTTGTGAGGTTTTGTAtggagagggaagagaggacGGTGAAGATATGtatgccgatgatgagatctgA